The Chryseobacterium indologenes genomic sequence AACTTCTTTGCAGAGCAGTGGTAGGAGAAGAAGCAGCTGGGTTTGCTGAAGTTTCATTTTGATTGGACATGTTGTCATTGGTACATGCTGACATCATGCCTAGAGCGATAGCTCCAAATAGTAATTTTTTCATATCCTTTTTTGTTAAGGATGTGAAATTATATCATTTTAAATTAATATGCAAATAAATCGATTAATTGTTTAATTATTTACTATGTTAAGCCTGTTTTGTTAAATATTATTTATTGATTAATGGCTTTACTTGTATTTTAGTTAAAAATTAGAATTTGCTTATTTTTATTTTGTATTATTTTTTATTTTGTAAAATTATTTTTACTTTTTAATGTGTTATAGTGTAATTCGTTAGTCTTCATATCATTATTAAAGGTCCAGATTTGTCAGTATGAATATTCCTGTACGGATTTTCAGCATAAGGAAATCCACCCGGATAATGGATAGATTTACCTGTTTTTACTTTTGATCTTATCAAAACGTACATAATGACAGGTTATCAGAATATCCAAATAATTCATAACATAAAAGATCTCTTTACATTATTAAAAATTGTACTGTAGATATGTTGGGTTAGCCTGCAAAACCGTTTTTAATGGCGAAAACAGCTAGTCCTACACGGGTTTTTAATTCCAGTTTTTCACACAGCTGATCACGGTAGCTTTCTACAGTTCTGGGACTACAACACATTTTGTCTGCAATTTCTTTATAACTAAGCTCGGTAACAGTGTATTTGAGGAATTCTTTTTCCCGTTCAGAAATTCTTATCGTAGTTTCTGTTTGTTTATCTTTATTAAGGTTGGAAAATATAATTTTTGAAGCCCATTCAGGATAAAAGAATCCATCGGTATTGAGCCTTGTAAGTGCTGTTTCCAGGTCTTTTGGATGGGTGTTTTTTAACAAATATCCTTTGGCTCCGCTTCTGATCATTTTGATGACACTGTTATCATCTCCCTGCATGCTAAGTGCCATGATTTTGATGTCAGGATGATTTTTTGTCAGCCATACAGCCGTTTCGAAACCATCCATAATAGGCATGCTGATATCTAAAAGTATAATGTCCGGGATGGGGTTACCATCTCCGAGTTTCTGGATAAGGTCCTTTCCGTTTTCGCAGACATAGATTACCTCAAATTCGTTAAAATTACCAATAATGCCTTCCAGTGCTTTTGCGATAAGTATATGGTCGTCAACAATGACAATTGATTTTTTCATGATTGTTTTTTTAAGGTAATATTAATGCGGGTTCCGATATTTTTTTCACTTTCAAGACGGAATTCTGCTCCTATAATCTCGGCTCTGTTTTTCATGTTTGTTAAACCTATTCCGTTGGATTCGGTTTGGGATTTGTCAAACCCTATTCCGTCATCACGTATTATAAGTTCCCATAGAATGTCCTCGGACGTATTCAGAGTAATGAAAATATTTTTGCAATAAGCATGTTTTATACTATTCTGAATAAATTCCTGTGTAATTCTAAGAAGTACGTTTTTATGGACAAAACCCAGGTCGAATTGGTTGGCGTTGTGTTCAAAGCTTACCACACATTTTTTAAATGTATTGGTATTATCAACTTCTTCTTGAATCAAAGTTACAATTTCCTTTTGGTTGATATTATCATCCGTCAGTGTTTTTTGAAAGGCTCCTGAGATCCTGTAATGACTGGTTGATAATTTGTGAAACCTGGTCTATCCTTTCGCTGGCCTCCGGAGCTTTATTCTCATAAAGCATTTGTTGAACATAAAGACTTACGAGAGTAAGTTTCTGACCGATATTGTCATGAAGTTCGCGGCCAATCTGCTGCATCGTGGCCTGCTGGATTTCGAGTTGAGTCGAAAGAAGTTCTCTTTGATGAAGTTCATTTTTCATCTCAATTTCATTCAGATATTCTTTTTTTCGCTGCCTGTAATTCCGGATATAGATAACTACAGCCACTACAAACATGACAAAGAATATATTAAATAGAATAATGACTATTAAGAGCTCTGCTTTCCCCATATAAATGAAATTGAGAATAAGATATACATTATTATACCTGATATCAGAAAATAATCAAAATAGATAT encodes the following:
- a CDS encoding response regulator transcription factor, with the translated sequence MKKSIVIVDDHILIAKALEGIIGNFNEFEVIYVCENGKDLIQKLGDGNPIPDIILLDISMPIMDGFETAVWLTKNHPDIKIMALSMQGDDNSVIKMIRSGAKGYLLKNTHPKDLETALTRLNTDGFFYPEWASKIIFSNLNKDKQTETTIRISEREKEFLKYTVTELSYKEIADKMCCSPRTVESYRDQLCEKLELKTRVGLAVFAIKNGFAG